From one Trifolium pratense cultivar HEN17-A07 linkage group LG1, ARS_RC_1.1, whole genome shotgun sequence genomic stretch:
- the LOC123912347 gene encoding probable receptor-like protein kinase At1g11050 produces MIHNQSIFIFLFTLFIASHAASPPVSAAVASCPMDLSYVETFPWDTSTCRDPIDSEHCCQSLLSLFGIGLAKHLKETLIFQLPNENISSTCLQDFKLKLSSLKIQPSLVPSCFQNSTQFVTNTSSCAGISNITDWKQKVGMLSPLDTSCNGDLSSETSCNICTEAGFKVTAQLRNLSPKNSSKCFYYSVLYAIGIVNQFGPTDPVTAGCILGMALSSKGSSSNGKILKLVFGLLGAVVGVILAFVLIVMYRKWNKMRRENLYHRSVENSVRDSVLPNTGAKWFHISELEKATNKFSQKNMIGQGGDGVVFKGTLSDGTLVAVKEIFDLDTRGDEEFCYEVEIISKIKHRNLLALRGCCVTSHSVKGKRRFLVYDYMPNGSLSYQLSINGANKLTWPQRKNIILDVAKGLAYLHYEIKPPIFHRDIKATNILLDSKMKAKVADFGLAKQGNEGQSHLTTRVAGTYGYLAPEYALYGQLTEKSDVYSFGIVILEVMSGRKVLDTMNSPVVLITDWAWTLAKSGKVNEIFDEGVKDEGPEKIMERFVLVGILCAHAMVALRPTIAEALKMLEGDIDIPNLPDRPVPLGHESFQSSLMQGSGRTTPYTSFYSTSNISTISRN; encoded by the coding sequence ATGATTCATAACCAATCCATTTTCATCTTCCTTTTCACCCTTTTCATAGCTTCTCATGCAGCTTCTCCTCCTGTTTCTGCTGCTGTTGCATCATGTCCTATGGATCTCAGCTATGTTGAAACCTTTCCATGGGACACATCAACATGCAGAGATCCAATTGACTCAGAACACTGTTGTCAATCTCTTCTTAGTCTCTTTGGTATAGGACTTGCAAAACATCTTAAAGAAACATTAATCTTTCAACTTCCAAATGAAAACATTTCCTCAACATGTTTACAAGATTTCAAACTCAAACTTTCATCTTTAAAAATTCAACCATCATTAGTCCCTAGTTGTTTTCAAAACTCAACTCAATTTGTCACAAACACTTCAAGTTGTGCAGGTATATCAAACATCACAGATTGGAAACAAAAAGTTGGTATGTTAAGTCCTTTAGATACTTCTTGTAATGGTGATTTAAGTTCTGAAACTAGTTGTAATATTTGTACTGAAGCTGGTTTTAAAGTCACTGCTCAACTTAGAAATCTTTCTCCAAAAAATTCTTCTAAGTGTTTTTACTATTCAGTTTTATATGCTATTGGTATTGTGAATCAATTTGGTCCTACAGATCCTGTTACAGCTGGTTGTATACTTGGTATGGCACTTTCCTCAAAAGGGTCATCAAGTAATGGAAAAATTTTGAAACTTGTTTTTGGATTATTAGGTGCTGTTGTTGGTGTTATTCTAGCTTTTGTGTTGATTGTTATGTATAGAAAATGGAATAAGATGAGAAGAGAAAATCTTTATCATAGATCAGTTGAAAATAGTGTTAGAGACAGTGTTTTGCCTAATACAGGTGCTAAGTGGTTTCATAtatcagaacttgaaaaagcTACAAATAAGTTTTCACAGAAGAATATGATTGGTCAAGGTGGTGATGGTGTTGTGTTCAAAGGAACACTTTCTGATGGAACTTTAGTCGCGGTGAAAGAGATTTTTGATTTGGATACTCGAGGCGATGAAGAATTTTGTTATGAAGTTGAGATTATTAGCAAAATTAAGCATAGGAATCTTCTTGCTTTAAGAGGATGTTGTGTTACAAGTCATAGTGTTAAAGGTAAAAGAAGGTTTTTGGTTTATGATTATATGCCAAATGGAAGTTTAagttatcaattatcaattaatggTGCTAATAAGTTAACTTGGCCACAAAGAAAGAATATTATTCTTGATGTAGCTAAAGGGCTAGCTTATTTGCATTATGAAATCAAGCCGCCGATTTTTCATCGTGATATTAAGGCGACTAATATACTTTTGGACTCAAAAATGAAAGCAAAAGTTGCTGATTTTGGATTAGCAAAACAAGGTAATGAAGGACAATCTCATCTTACAACAAGAGTAGCTGGTACATATGGTTATTTAGCCCCTGAGTATGCATTATACGGACAATTAACGGAGAAAAGTGATGTTTATAGTTTCGGAATTGTGATACTTGAAGTAATGAGTGGTAGAAAAGTTCTTGATACAATGAATTCACCTGTTGTTTTGATAACTGATTGGGCTTGGACACTTGCAAAATCAGGAAAAGTTAATGAAATATTTGATGAAGGAGTTAAAGATGAAGGGCCAGAAAAAATTATGGAAAGATTTGTACTTGTTGGAATTCTTTGTGCTCATGCAATGGTTGCATTAAGACCTACTATTGCAGAAGCACTTAAGATGTTAGAAGGTGATATTGATATTCCTAATTTACCTGATAGACCTGTTCCACTTGGTCATGAATCTTTTCAATCTTCACTTATGCAAGGAAGTGGAAGAACAACACCTTATACTTCATTTTATTCTACTTCAAATATTAGTACAATTAGTAGAAATTGA